From Macaca mulatta isolate MMU2019108-1 chromosome 1, T2T-MMU8v2.0, whole genome shotgun sequence, the proteins below share one genomic window:
- the TSSK3 gene encoding testis-specific serine/threonine-protein kinase 3, which translates to MLESADGKICLVMELAEGGDVFDCVLNGGPLPESRAKALFRQMVEAIRYCHGCGVAHRDLKCENALLQGFNLKLTDFGFAKVLPKSRRELSQTFCGSTAYAAPEVLQGIPHDSKKGDVWSMGVVLYVMLCASLPFDDTDIPKMLWQQQKGVSFPTHLSISADCQDLLKRLLEPDMILRPSIEEVSWHPWLAST; encoded by the coding sequence ATGCTGGAGTCTGCCGACGGGAAAATCTGCCTGGTGATGGAGCTGGCTGAGGGAGGGGATGTCTTTGACTGCGTGCTGAATGGGGGGCCATTGCCTGAGAGCCGGGCCAAGGCCCTCTTCCGTCAGATGGTTGAGGCCATCCGCTACTGCCATGGCTGTGGTGTGGCCCACCGGGACCTCAAATGTGAGAACGCCTTGTTGCAGGGCTTCAACCTGAAGCTGACTGACTTTGGCTTTGCCAAGGTGTTGCCCAAGTCGCGCCGGGAGCTGAGCCAGACCTTCTGCGGCAGCACAGCCTATGCCGCCCCTGAGGTGCTGCAGGGCATTCCCCATGATAGCAAGAAAGGTGATGTCTGGAGCATGGGTGTGGTCCTGTATGTCATGCTCTGTGCCAGCCTACCTTTTGACGACACAGACATCCCCAAGATGCTGTGGCAGCAGCAGAAGGGGGTGTCCTTCCCCACTCATCTGAGCATCTCGGCCGATTGCCAGGACCTGCTCAAGAGGCTCCTGGAACCCGACATGATCCTCCGGCCTTCAATTGAAGAAGTTAGTTGGCATCCATGGCTAGCAAGCACTTGA
- the FAM229A gene encoding protein FAM229A codes for MLPSSTPGSGPAAETCPAPPGPERSPAARARAAASSLGPVSASGRAPRGLDMSAQEPPQGRRFPIEAGDSRGLAASPESQDSPEAVATEHNPVRPLRRCPGCHCLTLLHVPIDVYLAMGGSPRARAT; via the exons ATGCTGCCCTCCTCGACGCCCGGGTCCGGGCCCGCCGCAGAGACCTGCCCGGCTCCGCCTGGACCGGAGCGTTCTCCCGCGGCCAGGGCTCGGGCAGCTGCTTCCAGCCTGGGACCGGTCTCAGCCTCCGGGAG AGCGCCCCGGGGCCTGGACATGAGCGCCCAGGAGCCCCCGCAGGGTCGGAGATTCCCCATTGAGGCCGGAGACTCCCGTGGCCTTGCCGCCTCCCCCGAGTCCCAGGACAGCCCGGAGGCGGTAGCGACGGAGCACAACCCGGTCAG GCCGCTTCGTCGCTGCCCCGGATGCCACTGCCTGACGCTGCTGCACGTGCCCATCGACGTCTACCTGGCCATGGGCGGGAGCCCCCGGGCCCGCGCCACGTGA
- the LOC144334483 gene encoding uncharacterized protein LOC144334483, whose product MLFTETAHFVVNFLLSRRPRATAPHRLDKELCFWGSRGPVLPAPAARRSLGDYWLSPQRRHPPGAAWRWPARNLLLLPGATGLADVPSARWPSCYGARPRLTWKHRWQNINYYFLGKRKRHLVPLHPDLGRQASVSIAR is encoded by the exons ATGCTATTCACCGAGACTGCTCACTTCGTGGTGAATTTTCTTCTGTCCCG GCGGCCCCGGGCCACGGCCCCGCACCGCCTGGACAAGGAGTTGTGTTTCTGGGGCAGCCGGGGCCCGGTCTTGCCggcgcccgccgcccgccgcagCCTGGGCGACTACTGGCTGAGCCCGCAGCGCCGCCACCCTCCGGGTGCCGCCTGGCGCTGGCCCGCACGCAACCTGTTACTGCTGCCCGGGGCCACCGGCCTGGCCGACGTGCCCTCAGCGCGCTGGCCAAGCTGCTACGGCGCGCGCCCGAGACTCAC GTGGAAGCACCGATGGCAGAATATTAACTACTATTTTCTGGGCAAAAGGAAGAGACATCTAGTTCCCTTGCACCC